The following are encoded in a window of Gramella sp. MT6 genomic DNA:
- a CDS encoding serine hydrolase has protein sequence MKNLSIALLIGICTLLSCKSQLNDPIETSMGDNSKTSLDWNGTYYGMLPCANYLDMSIPYAAGSIYSTVEDLYTWHKALLNNELISEASKELMFKAHKQMGPQAAGYGWFVGHQKFGQETDSVFTTVHSGGINGYSSLITRIPEDDAVIVLLNNTGGKPLNSITEAIGRILYDQDYQMPKRSVAMALDSEISENGLEAAMDRYAEIKDSEEYELNEGQMNSLGYDYLRNGKIELAIEIFQLNVKAFPESGNVYDSLGEAYLENGKTELALKNYKRSLEIDPSNTHAEEVIKDLENKTE, from the coding sequence ATGAAAAATTTAAGTATCGCTTTGCTAATAGGCATCTGTACGCTGTTGAGTTGTAAATCGCAATTGAACGATCCAATCGAAACTTCTATGGGAGATAATTCAAAAACCTCGTTAGACTGGAACGGCACCTATTATGGAATGCTGCCATGTGCCAATTACCTGGATATGTCTATTCCATATGCGGCCGGCTCCATTTATAGTACGGTCGAGGATCTGTATACCTGGCATAAGGCGTTACTGAATAATGAATTAATTTCTGAAGCTTCTAAAGAATTGATGTTCAAAGCTCATAAACAAATGGGACCTCAGGCTGCAGGTTATGGCTGGTTCGTAGGCCATCAGAAATTTGGCCAGGAGACAGATTCAGTATTTACAACTGTGCATAGTGGTGGAATAAATGGTTACAGCTCCCTGATCACCAGGATTCCGGAAGATGATGCTGTGATCGTCCTTCTGAATAATACCGGCGGAAAACCTCTTAATAGTATAACCGAAGCCATTGGTAGAATTCTATACGATCAGGATTATCAAATGCCAAAAAGATCTGTCGCCATGGCACTGGATTCTGAAATTTCTGAAAATGGATTAGAAGCCGCAATGGATAGATATGCTGAAATAAAGGATTCTGAAGAATATGAATTAAACGAAGGTCAGATGAATTCCCTGGGATATGACTATTTAAGAAATGGCAAAATAGAATTGGCTATAGAAATATTCCAATTAAATGTTAAGGCCTTTCCAGAATCAGGAAATGTTTACGATAGCCTTGGTGAAGCCTATCTAGAAAATGGAAAAACAGAGCTTGCCCTTAAGAACTATAAAAGATCCTTAGAAATAGATCCTTCTAATACTCATGCAGAAGAAGTCATTAAGGACCTGGAAAATAAAACGGAATAA
- the ppdK gene encoding pyruvate, phosphate dikinase, which produces METAINTKARIFRFGNKTADGTKEMKNLLGGKGANLAEMSRIGIPVPPGFTITTEVCTEYNQKGRDELIEILRPEVEDGVRHIEKIMGTSYGDKENPLLLSVRSGARKSMPGMMDTVLNLGLNDETVEGLIKKTGNERFVWDSYRRFIQMYGSVVLGMKPENKEDNDGFEQIIEELKEKRNIELDTEFIVEDLKALVRDFKVLVRKSTGEDIPDDPWEQLWNATMAVFNSWNGKRAVYYRNMHGYPSNWGTAVNVQAMVFGNMGENSATGVCFTRDAGSGENVFNGEYLMNAQGEDVVAGVRTPQQITKMGSQRWAKLARVDEKERFEKYPSLEELLPSLYKELDEYQQKIEDHYRDMQDMEFTIQEGRLWILQTRDGKRTGTAMIKIAVDLLKEGKISEKEAILRIEPMKLDELLHPVFDKDALEKAHVIAQGLPASPGAATGQIVFFADEAYKFKNSILVRTETSPEDLEGMNIAKGILTARGGMTSHAAVVARGMGKCCVSGAGSLSIDYKNRSMKAGKKEYHEGDWISLNGSTGNILEGKVATVEPELSEDLAELLEISDQFASMKVRTNADTPKDAVTARNFGACGIGLTRTEHMFFGHERIKAMREMILAETTNGRRRALKELLPMQRTDFEGIFEAMQGQPVTIRLLDPPLHEFVPHELSQQKELAREMHISVKQVKNKVDELKEFNPMLGHRGCRLGNTYPEITEMQARAIFEAALNLKEKGIEVKPEIMVPLVGTVKEFILQEQIIREVAETVFTERESRVEYLVGTMIEIPRAALTADEIAKHAEFFSFGTNDLTQMVFGYSRDDVGKFLPVYYEKGLLAGDPFEAIDQEGVGQLIRIGIEKGRSTKPDLKIGICGEHGGEPSSIEFCYKAGMDYVSCSPFRVPIARIASAQAALKNS; this is translated from the coding sequence ATGGAAACAGCAATAAATACAAAGGCCAGGATATTCAGATTTGGGAATAAAACGGCCGACGGAACTAAGGAGATGAAGAATCTTTTAGGTGGGAAAGGAGCCAACCTTGCCGAAATGAGCAGAATTGGAATTCCTGTTCCTCCCGGTTTTACGATCACTACAGAAGTGTGCACGGAATATAATCAGAAAGGAAGGGACGAATTGATAGAAATCTTAAGACCTGAAGTTGAGGATGGAGTGCGCCATATCGAAAAGATCATGGGCACTTCTTATGGTGATAAGGAGAATCCTTTACTGCTTTCAGTACGTTCGGGTGCAAGAAAATCCATGCCTGGTATGATGGATACGGTCCTTAATCTCGGTCTAAATGATGAGACCGTTGAGGGTTTGATCAAAAAAACGGGAAACGAACGTTTCGTTTGGGATTCTTACCGAAGATTTATTCAAATGTATGGAAGTGTGGTTTTAGGAATGAAGCCGGAAAATAAAGAAGATAATGATGGTTTTGAGCAGATCATAGAGGAGTTAAAAGAGAAACGAAATATAGAACTGGATACTGAATTTATCGTAGAAGATCTTAAGGCACTGGTTCGTGATTTTAAGGTCCTCGTGAGAAAAAGTACAGGAGAAGATATCCCGGATGATCCATGGGAACAACTCTGGAATGCTACCATGGCGGTTTTCAACAGCTGGAATGGTAAAAGAGCCGTTTATTACAGAAATATGCATGGTTATCCTTCTAATTGGGGAACCGCGGTAAATGTGCAGGCGATGGTGTTTGGAAATATGGGAGAGAATTCTGCCACCGGGGTTTGTTTCACCAGGGATGCAGGTAGTGGAGAAAATGTATTTAACGGAGAATACCTTATGAATGCTCAGGGAGAGGACGTTGTGGCCGGTGTGAGAACACCTCAGCAAATAACCAAAATGGGGTCCCAGCGATGGGCTAAACTGGCCAGGGTGGATGAAAAGGAAAGATTTGAAAAATATCCTTCCTTAGAGGAACTTCTTCCATCACTGTATAAAGAACTGGATGAATATCAGCAAAAAATAGAAGATCATTACCGGGACATGCAGGATATGGAATTTACCATACAGGAGGGAAGGTTATGGATCCTCCAGACCAGGGATGGTAAACGTACCGGTACCGCTATGATCAAGATCGCGGTAGATCTTCTTAAAGAAGGGAAGATTTCTGAAAAAGAAGCAATATTGCGCATTGAGCCTATGAAACTAGACGAATTGCTGCATCCTGTTTTCGATAAGGATGCTTTGGAAAAAGCTCACGTAATTGCCCAGGGTCTTCCTGCATCTCCGGGAGCGGCCACCGGCCAGATCGTATTCTTTGCAGATGAAGCCTATAAATTCAAGAATTCTATTCTGGTGCGTACCGAAACTTCTCCAGAAGATCTTGAAGGAATGAACATCGCTAAAGGAATCCTTACAGCTCGTGGTGGAATGACCTCGCATGCGGCCGTGGTAGCTCGTGGTATGGGAAAATGCTGTGTTTCTGGAGCAGGTTCGTTAAGCATAGATTACAAGAACCGGTCTATGAAGGCAGGTAAAAAGGAATACCACGAGGGAGACTGGATCTCCTTGAATGGCAGCACGGGAAATATCCTGGAAGGAAAAGTAGCAACGGTAGAACCTGAACTAAGTGAAGATCTGGCAGAATTGCTAGAAATTTCAGATCAGTTTGCCAGCATGAAAGTGAGAACAAATGCAGATACTCCCAAAGATGCTGTTACCGCCAGGAATTTTGGTGCATGTGGAATAGGATTAACCAGGACTGAACATATGTTCTTTGGGCATGAAAGAATAAAAGCTATGCGTGAAATGATCCTGGCTGAAACGACTAATGGTAGAAGAAGAGCCTTGAAGGAATTACTTCCAATGCAAAGGACAGATTTTGAAGGTATTTTTGAAGCCATGCAGGGACAGCCGGTTACCATTAGGTTGCTGGATCCGCCACTTCATGAATTTGTACCTCATGAGCTCTCACAACAAAAGGAACTGGCCCGGGAAATGCATATTTCGGTAAAACAGGTGAAGAACAAGGTAGATGAGCTTAAGGAATTCAATCCTATGCTTGGCCATCGTGGTTGCCGTTTAGGTAATACCTATCCGGAAATCACAGAAATGCAGGCCCGGGCAATTTTTGAAGCCGCTTTAAACCTGAAAGAAAAAGGTATCGAAGTGAAACCTGAAATTATGGTGCCCCTGGTGGGAACAGTGAAAGAGTTTATTCTTCAGGAACAAATAATTAGAGAAGTCGCAGAAACTGTTTTCACTGAAAGAGAAAGCAGAGTCGAATACCTGGTTGGAACTATGATCGAAATTCCCAGAGCGGCACTAACCGCTGATGAAATTGCGAAACATGCAGAGTTCTTTTCCTTTGGTACCAATGACCTTACCCAGATGGTATTTGGGTACTCCCGAGATGATGTTGGTAAATTCTTGCCGGTATATTACGAAAAAGGGCTACTTGCAGGAGATCCTTTCGAGGCCATAGACCAGGAGGGTGTAGGACAATTGATCAGGATAGGAATAGAGAAAGGAAGAAGCACCAAACCAGACCTTAAGATAGGTATCTGCGGGGAACATGGTGGGGAACCCTCCTCTATAGAATTCTGTTATAAAGCAGGTATGGACTATGTGAGTTGTTCGCCATTCCGGGTTCCGATTGCGCGTATTGCGTCGGCTCAGGCTGCACTTAAAAATAGTTGA
- a CDS encoding phosphatase PAP2 family protein, with protein MTYLKFNFKSPGWAAILGFWLISCQFIFAQDTNETPPEVGTTQKAGDFILFALPAATLASTFIVEKGKPKGAWQFTKGLILTEAVTYGLKFGINKQRPDQSDDNAFPSGHTSTVFHSAGFIHRRYGFKYSLPAYALAGFTGASRIDSKKHDILDVLAGAAIGLGSNLLFTTEYQQEHMQITFSSGDGNYLLGYTYNF; from the coding sequence ATGACTTACCTCAAGTTCAATTTTAAATCTCCTGGATGGGCTGCGATTCTAGGGTTCTGGCTGATTTCCTGTCAGTTCATATTCGCCCAGGACACCAATGAAACCCCTCCGGAAGTTGGAACAACACAAAAGGCAGGGGATTTCATCCTGTTCGCCCTTCCTGCCGCAACTCTGGCTTCTACTTTTATAGTTGAAAAGGGTAAACCAAAGGGCGCCTGGCAGTTTACCAAGGGGCTTATCCTTACCGAAGCGGTCACCTATGGATTGAAATTTGGAATTAATAAACAAAGGCCAGACCAAAGCGACGATAATGCGTTTCCGTCAGGGCATACCTCAACGGTTTTTCATAGTGCCGGTTTTATTCACAGAAGATATGGGTTTAAATATAGCCTGCCGGCTTACGCCCTTGCGGGATTTACCGGTGCAAGTAGAATAGACTCTAAAAAACATGATATCCTTGATGTCCTCGCCGGAGCAGCAATAGGTTTAGGCAGTAACTTACTTTTTACTACCGAATATCAGCAAGAGCATATGCAGATAACCTTTAGCAGTGGTGATGGAAACTATTTACTGGGCTATACCTATAATTTTTGA
- a CDS encoding phosphatase PAP2 family protein, producing MRKTLIDFISSIRNFLIEKFKAYDEKLPYIIFVVIALIIVVASINLFIELTDTLHTDMLANVDDQVTNYVISYRTPALTEFFIFMTDVGDLYGYLIVLTLYFLISRLIFKRWKYVLQTFLVLILASVSNMMLKRFINRARPGIEHMVSVETLSYPSGHAMSAMAFYGFLIYLCSRFKINKYLKAGLITLLVFIILSIGTSRIYLGVHYPSDIAGGYIAGLIWIVFCILIFNLIEIFRRDPKT from the coding sequence ATGAGAAAAACCTTAATTGATTTCATATCAAGTATCAGGAATTTCCTGATAGAAAAATTTAAGGCTTATGATGAAAAACTGCCTTACATAATTTTTGTAGTGATTGCACTCATCATAGTTGTTGCCAGCATTAACCTGTTTATTGAACTTACAGACACGTTACATACAGACATGCTAGCTAATGTGGATGATCAGGTAACAAATTACGTGATCTCATATCGCACCCCGGCGCTAACTGAATTTTTCATTTTTATGACCGATGTTGGAGACCTTTATGGATACCTCATTGTACTCACTCTTTATTTTCTAATATCAAGATTGATCTTTAAAAGATGGAAATATGTATTGCAAACTTTTCTGGTTTTGATCCTTGCTTCTGTCTCGAATATGATGTTGAAACGTTTTATTAACCGGGCCAGACCAGGTATAGAACACATGGTTTCGGTTGAAACTTTAAGCTACCCCAGTGGTCATGCCATGAGTGCCATGGCATTTTACGGCTTCCTGATCTATTTATGTAGCAGGTTCAAGATCAATAAATATCTGAAAGCAGGTCTTATTACGCTGCTTGTTTTTATTATCCTGAGCATAGGGACAAGCAGGATCTATTTAGGAGTACATTACCCATCAGATATTGCAGGCGGCTATATTGCCGGTTTAATATGGATTGTCTTTTGTATTCTAATTTTCAACCTGATAGAAATATTCCGGAGAGATCCCAAAACTTAA
- a CDS encoding DUF1028 domain-containing protein produces MNRLLLLVFILNLTNLQAQNIGVEEDAFAHTYSIVARDTITGEMAVGVQSHWFSVGSIVSWGKAGVGVVATQSFVNPAYGPEGLELMANGVSAERALTQLVEKDEGRAFRQVAFLDANGNVSGYTGEKCVEAAEDLQGKNFSVQANMMLNDKVVPAMAEAFVRYSDYPLAERVVEALKAAQEAGGDIRGKQSAALVVVGPERTDNSWEDKKIDLRVDDHKTPIKELERLLKVHRAYEHMNQGDLAVEAGNMEKALKEYGAAEKMFPENLEMKFWKAVALANSGSIEEAKPIFKSIFEEDKNWKEMITRLPPSGILTISEEELKEIIE; encoded by the coding sequence ATGAACAGACTATTACTTCTAGTATTTATTCTTAACCTTACCAACCTACAAGCACAGAATATTGGTGTTGAAGAAGATGCTTTTGCACATACCTATTCTATAGTAGCGAGAGACACCATTACCGGTGAGATGGCTGTAGGCGTACAAAGTCACTGGTTTTCGGTTGGCTCTATAGTTTCGTGGGGGAAGGCAGGTGTTGGAGTGGTTGCTACGCAGTCTTTTGTAAACCCTGCTTACGGACCAGAAGGACTGGAATTGATGGCTAACGGAGTTTCTGCAGAAAGAGCCCTCACCCAACTGGTGGAAAAAGATGAAGGCCGAGCTTTTCGCCAGGTCGCATTCTTAGACGCCAACGGTAATGTTTCGGGATACACCGGAGAAAAATGTGTGGAAGCTGCTGAAGACCTGCAGGGAAAGAATTTTTCAGTTCAGGCGAATATGATGCTGAACGATAAAGTGGTGCCCGCCATGGCTGAGGCTTTCGTAAGATATTCTGATTATCCCCTGGCAGAGAGGGTTGTGGAAGCCTTAAAGGCGGCCCAGGAAGCAGGTGGGGATATCCGTGGGAAACAATCTGCCGCACTGGTGGTAGTAGGACCGGAAAGAACTGATAATAGCTGGGAAGATAAGAAGATAGATCTGCGAGTAGACGATCATAAAACACCTATTAAGGAATTAGAGCGTCTTTTAAAAGTTCATCGCGCATATGAACATATGAACCAGGGAGATCTTGCTGTAGAGGCAGGAAATATGGAAAAGGCACTAAAAGAATATGGAGCTGCTGAAAAGATGTTCCCTGAAAATCTCGAAATGAAATTCTGGAAAGCAGTGGCCCTCGCCAATTCCGGAAGCATTGAGGAAGCTAAGCCTATTTTCAAAAGCATTTTTGAAGAAGATAAGAACTGGAAAGAAATGATAACCAGGTTACCGCCTTCAGGAATTCTCACGATCTCCGAGGAAGAACTTAAAGAAATTATAGAATAA
- a CDS encoding DUF3095 family protein, producing the protein MKATNTNFYSDLIVHDLSISSLIGNKAHFAKVPNDWHVLVADIRNSTQAVNNGNHNQVNLVATGCVIAVLNLAEAHKIAVPFFFGGDGATFLIPNEIREKALSVLEKHNNNTKNNFGFSLAVGSFSVAEIYREHIDLRIARVKANEVLNIPVVLGNGLQYAEDRIKNSQYPLETYTEDAPLNLTGMECKWDKIKPPNEDQEVVSLIISGCEESDFSRIYSKIMAKIDEIYGSVGRRKPISVKRLKIKAGLQRIKDEMITKLGRWSLPAFLKSFMIANFGELYLRNTDAGISYLQKLVELSDNLTLDGRINTVITGNRSQRKKLIAYLDKLEKLKFIKYGVHVSEESIMSCYVKDMSTDQHIHFIDGGNGGYTKAANQLKLKFQD; encoded by the coding sequence ATGAAAGCCACCAATACTAATTTCTATTCAGATCTTATTGTACATGATCTTTCCATTAGTTCTCTAATTGGAAATAAAGCGCATTTTGCAAAAGTCCCAAATGACTGGCATGTGCTGGTCGCCGATATTCGTAATTCTACGCAGGCGGTAAATAATGGAAATCATAATCAAGTGAACCTGGTCGCGACCGGTTGTGTAATTGCTGTTTTAAACCTGGCCGAGGCCCATAAAATTGCCGTCCCCTTCTTTTTTGGAGGTGATGGGGCCACTTTCCTGATCCCGAACGAGATCAGGGAGAAAGCGCTCTCGGTGCTTGAAAAACATAATAACAACACTAAAAATAATTTTGGGTTCAGCCTGGCTGTAGGCAGTTTTAGCGTTGCCGAGATCTACAGGGAGCACATCGATCTTAGGATAGCCCGGGTTAAGGCCAATGAAGTGCTGAACATCCCAGTGGTGCTGGGAAACGGACTGCAATATGCTGAAGACAGGATCAAAAATTCACAATACCCATTAGAAACATATACAGAAGATGCCCCGTTAAACCTTACCGGGATGGAATGCAAATGGGATAAGATAAAACCACCAAATGAAGATCAGGAGGTGGTTAGTTTGATCATTTCAGGTTGTGAAGAATCAGATTTTTCTAGGATCTACTCCAAGATCATGGCTAAGATTGATGAAATTTACGGCTCTGTGGGTCGCAGAAAACCGATTTCAGTAAAAAGACTGAAAATAAAGGCCGGACTTCAACGTATCAAAGATGAAATGATAACAAAACTGGGTAGATGGAGCCTGCCTGCTTTTCTGAAAAGTTTTATGATCGCGAATTTTGGTGAGTTATACCTTCGGAATACCGATGCCGGTATAAGCTATCTTCAAAAATTAGTTGAACTTTCAGATAATCTAACCCTGGACGGGCGCATTAATACGGTCATTACCGGGAATCGTTCCCAGCGCAAAAAACTGATCGCTTATCTTGACAAGTTGGAAAAACTGAAATTCATTAAATATGGAGTTCATGTAAGCGAAGAAAGCATTATGTCCTGCTACGTCAAAGATATGAGCACAGACCAGCATATTCATTTTATTGATGGTGGTAATGGCGGATATACCAAAGCGGCCAATCAGTTAAAATTAAAATTTCAGGATTAA
- a CDS encoding M20/M25/M40 family metallo-hydrolase, which yields MANRILSVFILFFLSTAVISAQSKQEMIDKIVKEAEDNSQLEHLAHELLDVVGPRLVGTPQMKNAHDWAVKKYDSWDIPARNEEWGKWKGWERGITHIDMVSPRIQSLAGRQLAWSPSTGKKGVTAEVIILPEAKDSLDFAEKLKSVKGKFVMISMPQPTGRPDDNWEEWATEESFEKMKTERDSLEKLWKERLRKTGLSRRELPKALEDAGAEGILSSYWSKGFGVNKVFSAYTEDVPTIDVSLEDYGMLYRMAKYGDKPEIKVVAESSELGEVPTFNTIAEIKGAEKPEEYVILSAHFDSWDGATGATDNGTGTLVMMETMRILKKLYPNPKRTILVGHWGSEEQGLNGSRAFVKDNPEIVNNVQAVFNQDNGTGRVVKISGNGFLNSYDYLGSWLYEVPENVSEHIETEFPGTPGRGGSDYASFVAAGAPAFNLSSLSWDYWNYTWHTNRDTYDKIVFDDVKNNVILTAVLTYMASEDENTTSRDKIVLPVSKRTGEQMTWPEPRDAERAGMLED from the coding sequence ATGGCAAATAGAATACTTTCAGTTTTCATACTTTTCTTTTTATCTACAGCGGTAATTTCTGCTCAATCCAAACAGGAAATGATCGATAAGATCGTGAAAGAAGCAGAAGATAATTCACAATTAGAGCACCTCGCTCATGAACTGCTGGATGTTGTTGGCCCTCGCCTGGTTGGGACTCCGCAGATGAAGAATGCTCATGACTGGGCTGTAAAGAAGTATGACAGCTGGGATATACCAGCCAGAAATGAAGAATGGGGAAAATGGAAAGGCTGGGAAAGAGGTATTACCCATATAGATATGGTTTCGCCACGAATTCAGAGTCTGGCGGGAAGACAACTTGCCTGGAGCCCGTCTACCGGGAAAAAAGGGGTGACCGCTGAGGTTATTATTCTTCCTGAGGCTAAAGATTCGCTGGATTTTGCTGAAAAACTGAAATCGGTAAAAGGGAAATTTGTTATGATCTCTATGCCACAACCTACTGGAAGACCAGACGATAACTGGGAGGAGTGGGCTACAGAAGAGTCTTTCGAGAAGATGAAAACCGAACGTGATTCTCTTGAAAAATTGTGGAAGGAAAGGTTGAGAAAAACCGGACTTTCCCGAAGAGAACTGCCAAAAGCACTGGAAGATGCAGGTGCTGAAGGGATTTTAAGTTCTTACTGGTCGAAAGGCTTTGGGGTTAATAAGGTGTTTTCAGCTTATACAGAAGATGTTCCTACTATAGATGTTTCTCTTGAAGATTATGGAATGCTATACAGGATGGCAAAATATGGAGATAAACCGGAAATCAAAGTGGTAGCAGAATCGTCTGAGCTGGGAGAAGTTCCAACCTTTAATACTATCGCTGAGATCAAAGGAGCTGAAAAGCCAGAGGAGTATGTGATCCTTTCAGCACATTTTGACAGCTGGGATGGCGCGACAGGAGCCACAGATAATGGAACGGGTACTTTGGTAATGATGGAGACCATGCGAATCCTGAAAAAATTATATCCTAATCCTAAAAGGACTATTCTTGTTGGGCATTGGGGTAGCGAAGAACAGGGATTAAATGGGTCCAGAGCTTTTGTAAAGGACAATCCTGAAATTGTGAATAATGTGCAGGCGGTATTCAACCAGGATAATGGAACAGGTAGAGTTGTAAAAATCTCCGGAAATGGATTTTTGAACTCCTACGATTATCTAGGAAGCTGGTTATACGAGGTGCCAGAGAATGTTAGTGAACATATTGAAACTGAGTTTCCGGGGACACCGGGAAGGGGAGGATCAGACTATGCTTCTTTTGTTGCAGCTGGTGCGCCTGCTTTTAACCTGAGTTCTCTAAGCTGGGATTACTGGAATTATACCTGGCATACCAACCGGGATACTTATGATAAGATCGTTTTTGATGATGTTAAAAATAATGTCATTCTAACGGCTGTTCTTACATATATGGCCAGTGAAGACGAAAACACTACTTCCAGGGATAAGATCGTTCTACCGGTGAGTAAAAGAACTGGTGAGCAAATGACCTGGCCAGAGCCAAGGGATGCAGAGAGGGCAGGAATGCTGGAAGATTAA